One part of the Raphanus sativus cultivar WK10039 chromosome 7, ASM80110v3, whole genome shotgun sequence genome encodes these proteins:
- the LOC108814305 gene encoding ESCRT-related protein CHMP1B, whose product MGNTDKLMNQIFDLKFTSKSLQRQSRKCEKEEKAEKLKVKKAIEKGNMDGARIYAENAIRKRSEQMNYLRLASRLDAVVARLDTQAKMATITKSMTNIVKSLESSLATGNLQKMSETMDSFEKQFVNMEVQAEFMENAMAGSTSLSTPEGEVNSLMQQVADDYGLEVSVGLPQPAGHAIPTATEEKVDEDDLSRRLAELKARG is encoded by the exons ATGGGTAACACAGATAAGCTGATGAACCAGATATTCGACCTCAAATTCACCTCCAAATCTCTGCAGAGGCAGTCAAGGAAGTGCGAGAAGGAAGAGAAGGCGGAGAAACTCAAGGTGAAGAAGGCCATCGAGAAAGGTAACATGGATGGTGCTCGGATCTACGCCGAGAACGCCATTCGTAAACGCAGCGAGCAGATGAACTACCTCCGTCTCGCTTCTCGCCTCGACGCTGTTGTTGCTCGCTTAGACACTCAGGCCAAGATGGCCACCATCACCAAATCCATGACCAACATCGTCAAATCCCTAGAGTCTTCCCTCGCCACAG GTAATCTACAGAAGATGTCGGAGACTATGGATTCATTTGAAAAGCAGTTTGTGAACATGGAGGTCCAGGCTGAGTTCATGGAGAACGCCATGGCTGGTTCTACATCATTGTCCACTCCGGAAGGCGAGGTCAACAGCCTGATGCAGCAGGTTGCAGATGACTATGGTCTTGAAGTCTCTGTTGGATTACCTCAGCCTGCTGGTCATGCTATCCCTACTGCGACAGAGGAGAAAGTCGATGAGGATGATTTGTCCAGGAGGCTTGCGGAGCTCAAGGCCAGAGGATGA